A single region of the Raphanus sativus cultivar WK10039 chromosome 1, ASM80110v3, whole genome shotgun sequence genome encodes:
- the LOC130508643 gene encoding uncharacterized protein LOC130508643, with protein sequence MATTAKNMKGFYKQTKSNITGGISKSKPSSRRVSPKHAATQGSDATQPAALISHGSLDVKGDYDEKEEMLRQFDMNMAYGPCVGMTRLDRWERALRLGMNPPSEIEKLLKTEKVQQDCLWQGRV encoded by the exons ATGGCGACGACTGCGAAGAACATGAAGGGTTTCTACAAGCAGACGAAGAGCAATATCACCGGAGGTATCTCCAAGTCCAAGCCATCTTCCCGGAGAGTGTCTCCCAAACACGCGGCCACCCAGGGCTCCGATGCTACGCAGCCGGCGGCGTTGATTTCGCACGGCTCCCTCGATGTCAAGG GTGATTATGACGAGAAGGAGGAGATGCTCAGGCAGTTTGACATGAACATGGCTTACGGTCCGTGCGTGGGTATGACGAGACTTGATCGATGGGAACGTGCACTGCGCTTAGGGATGAATCCTCCCAGTGAAATCGAGAAGCTTTTGAAAACTGAAAAGGTTCAGCAGGATTGTCTTTGGCAAGGTCGCGTCTAA